One region of Thiorhodovibrio frisius genomic DNA includes:
- a CDS encoding DUF29 domain-containing protein: MSLYDTDFFAWAQQQAQLLRAGQLADADIEHIIEEIDSMGRREKRELLSRLAVLLMHLLKWQAQPMLRGNSWRATIQVQRREIKRHLADNPSLKAKLPEILADAYGDAKLLASRETGLEESSFAVALPWSFEQAMDDEFWTESHATDRLI; the protein is encoded by the coding sequence ATGAGTCTTTATGACACTGATTTCTTTGCGTGGGCACAACAGCAAGCCCAACTGCTTCGTGCTGGTCAGCTTGCGGATGCCGATATCGAGCACATAATCGAGGAGATCGATAGCATGGGCCGTCGTGAAAAGCGCGAACTGCTGAGTCGCCTGGCCGTGCTTTTGATGCATTTGCTCAAGTGGCAGGCGCAACCGATGTTGAGGGGCAATTCCTGGCGAGCCACCATTCAGGTTCAGCGCCGCGAGATCAAACGCCATCTGGCGGACAATCCAAGCTTGAAGGCGAAGCTGCCAGAGATTCTTGCGGATGCTTATGGTGACGCCAAATTGTTGGCTTCACGAGAAACCGGGCTTGAAGAATCGAGCTTTGCAGTCGCCTTGCCCTGGTCTTTCGAGCAGGCCATGGATGACGAGTTTTGGACGGAGAGCCATGCAACTGACCGCCTGATTTAG